From the genome of Peptoniphilus sp. ING2-D1G:
GTTAAGTGAAGCACCTCCCACAAGAGCTCCATCTATATTTTCTTTATTCATTATTTCCTTTATATTATCGGGTTTTACTGAACCCCCGTAAAGTATTCTCATTTTATTGGCAGTATTTTTGTCTGAAAGTTCTTCAATGTTATTCCTGATGAATTTACACATTTCTTCAGCAACATCGGGATCGCATGTATTGCCGGTACCTATTGCCCAAATCGGCTCATAAGCAATAATCAAATCTTCAAAATTTATCTGTACATTTTCTAAAGATTTTTGAAGCTGTTCTTTTACAAAGGTGTTTTGTTCCTGTTTATCCCTTATCTCTTGCGGTTCTCCAAGGCATAATATAACCTTTAAACCCTCTTCCAAAGCCATTTTTACCTTACTGTTTATTTTTTTATCATCTTCTGCAAAAATCCTTCTCCTTTCAGAGTGTCCGACTATGACATGAGTGACTTTTAAATCCACAAGCATTTTTGCGGAAATTTCTCCGGTATAGGCACCCTCGCTAAATTCCGAAAGATTTTGCGCGCCCACTTGTATGTCGGTGGATTTTAAAATATCCACCGCTCTGTCAATGGAGGTATAGGGTGGAAAAATTATTTTTTCCACATCATTTGAAAGTGTGATGGATAGGAGATTTTTTAGCATTTCAGAAGTTTCAGATCTCGTCATATTCATCTTCCAGTTGCCTGCAATTAATGATTTTCTCATATTATGCCTCCTCTATGCAAGCTATGCCCGGAAGTTCTTTTCCTTCAAGCATTTCAAGGCTTGCTCCTCCTCCTGTTGAAATGTGAGATATTTTGTCTTCGTATCCCGATTTTTCAACTGCAGATGCGGAATCTCCGCCTCCTACTATTGTCACGGCCCCCTTGAGTTCAGACAATATTCTTGCAACTTCAAAGGTACCCCTTGAAAATTCCTCTATTTCAAAAACTCCTGCTGGTCCGTTCCAAACCACAGTCCTTGCGTCCTTTAACTCCTCTTCTATTTTCTTAATGGATTTTTCTCCGATGTCAACTCCCATTTTGTCTTTGGGAATATCTTTACTGTCAACTGTTTCATAATCCGCCCCGGATTTTATCTCGGAGGTAACGACCGTATCTTCGGGAAGAATTATATTCACCGAGTTTTCTTCGGCTTTTTTCAGTATTTTCTTCGCCACTTCAATCTTGTCTTCTTCTACTAAAGATTTGCCCGTTTCATAGCCCTTTGCTTTAAAAAAAGTATATGCCATCGCTCCGAATATTATAATTTTATCCGCTTTATCTATTAAGTTTTCAAGAACACCTATTTTGTCAGAAACCTTTGAACCACCCAGTATTACTACAAAGAGACTCTTGGGATTTTTAACCGCCTCTTGTAGATAATCGACTTCCTTTTCAACTAACAAACCGATAGCGGAGGGCAGACAACCGGATACCCCCACGTTTGAAGCATGGGCTCTGTGGCTGGTTCCAAAGGCGTCATTTACATAGATATCTGCAAGTTCGCATAATTTTTTTGAAAATTCTTCACCCTTTAATTCCTCTGCAGGATTGAATCTGGTATTTTCAAGTAAAACTACAAATTGCCCCTCTAAT
Proteins encoded in this window:
- the pgk gene encoding Phosphoglycerate kinase (Phosphoglycerate kinase is an enzyme that catalyses the formation of ATP to ADP and vice versa. In the second step of the second phase in glycolysis, 1,3-diphosphoglycerate is converted to 3-phosphoglycerate, forming one molecule of ATP. If the reverse were to occur, one molecule of ADP would be formed. This reaction is essential in most cells for the generation of ATP in aerobes, for fermentation in anaerobes and for carbon fixation in plants; High confidence in function and specificity) codes for the protein MKKNLKNFDFENKRVLIRADLNVPMKNGVITNDVRIRKSVPTIKYVLDRGGSCIIISHLGRPEGKYVAEMSLKPVAEKLQALLGYEVNFIADKEVVSQEVKEEIDRLEGQFVVLLENTRFNPAEELKGEEFSKKLCELADIYVNDAFGTSHRAHASNVGVSGCLPSAIGLLVEKEVDYLQEAVKNPKSLFVVILGGSKVSDKIGVLENLIDKADKIIIFGAMAYTFFKAKGYETGKSLVEEDKIEVAKKILKKAEENSVNIILPEDTVVTSEIKSGADYETVDSKDIPKDKMGVDIGEKSIKKIEEELKDARTVVWNGPAGVFEIEEFSRGTFEVARILSELKGAVTIVGGGDSASAVEKSGYEDKISHISTGGGASLEMLEGKELPGIACIEEA
- the tpiA gene encoding Triose-phosphate isomerase (D-glyceraldehyde 3-phosphate <=> glycerone phosphate; High confidence in function and specificity); amino-acid sequence: MRKSLIAGNWKMNMTRSETSEMLKNLLSITLSNDVEKIIFPPYTSIDRAVDILKSTDIQVGAQNLSEFSEGAYTGEISAKMLVDLKVTHVIVGHSERRRIFAEDDKKINSKVKMALEEGLKVILCLGEPQEIRDKQEQNTFVKEQLQKSLENVQINFEDLIIAYEPIWAIGTGNTCDPDVAEEMCKFIRNNIEELSDKNTANKMRILYGGSVKPDNIKEIMNKENIDGALVGGASLNSEDFSKIINFEVEI